In Prinia subflava isolate CZ2003 ecotype Zambia chromosome 8, Cam_Psub_1.2, whole genome shotgun sequence, the genomic window GGGCACAGGAGAGGAATTCTGTGCTGTGGGTCACAGCAGGGATGCAACATCTCTGGGTGATTCTCTGTCTCTGAATGCCTAGGGCTGGCTCTCGGTGCTCACCTTGATGCTGGGCTGAGCACTCAGTGTGCTCACCAAGCTGTGCAGCGTGGTGAAGCCAAGCTTGATGTTGAAGCGTCTCTTCTGCTCAGCGGAGATGTGTGTGATGCGCCggctctccagctgcaggtCAGCGCCATCAGGcacctcccagcagcagggacaacCATGGGCCACCAGCCCCACTGAGGACAGGCTGGCCCAAAGCTTGAAGTGAGGGTGGATGGTGTCTTGGAGTAAGGAGCAAAGGGGGGTGCATATGAAGTTGGAAGCTCCTGCCATACCTTGCTGGACTCAGGCCTCCTCAGACGGGACACGGGCTGGTGCAGGGAGATGCTACTGCCCAGCTTTGCAGTGGGTCCTGGGGAAGCCTGGCTGGGCTTGGGCCAGTCACTGCCTGAAAAAGGGAAGGTGTTGTTACGAAGAGAGGGATAGCAACAGCACTCATGACAAGATGATGTCTCAGCACCTGGGACAGGCAGAGTGGGGCATCCCACAGTATTGTCATCCATTCAGCTGATGGGGATGCACCACTTCAAGCTCAAAGTACACAttgtcccaaatcccagtcATTTTTGATGCTCAGAAATGGGAACATCTGGGATTCGACATTTTAAATTTCCAGCATTTCTTGGCGTGGAAATTGTGTGGAGAGAATTGTGAAGGCAGCAAGGTTGTGGTGTGCAGCACCAAACTAAACTGGGAACAACATGAGAGCCTGATTTCCAGCAGCTGCGCTGGTTACTGTGGGTGAAAGCGGATGCGTCTTGCTCCAAAACCAAGTTCCGGAGTTTCAAAACCACAGTCCGACATTTTGCTCCATTTTTGTCTTTCcctatttctgcttttgctgctggagGCAAGTGAAGAGGCACAGAAGGAACCCTCCATGCTCAGCTGGATACATGGAAATAGCCGGGATTGAAGCCAAAATGAAATTTCCCACAGTGCTTGGTCCAAGTGCTCTGCAGGAACCCTCGTGCCCTGTGGAGTTCCTTGGGGTGCTCCAGACTCACCACAAGCCAAGGTGGGGgacagctgctctgccttgggGACTTGCAGGGGGCCTGGCTGTGTGCCCACTGTGTGCAGCAAcacctgggaagggctggagccaggagcCAGTTCTGGGCTCATCTGGGCCATTCTGGAGAGGAAGGTGGCAGGGACTTTCGGGACGgtgttctgctgctgggagaaggcagagggaaggggagttGGAGGGTCAGCACACCATGCACACGATGTTGGCCACTGCCCAGGCACTGGAAGCCAAACCCCCatgaggggatggggaagggggaTGTGCAGCCCCATGCCACCAtctgcaggggcagccccagtgccccAGGAAAGGGGCCCTAAAAGCAGGATATCTCTCACCTCTGCCTTGGTTGTTTTACAGGAGAAGAAACTCTGGCTACTCCTGCCATCCCCAGCCACatgccccctcctcccctccattTCTGTCCAGCCTACAGCAAAGTGTGACCCCCAGAGCCTATCTTcaccccttccccagcagccaggagaaggcAACTCCCAACCAAGGGGGTTGTTGGGTGCTTACCAGGGAGACAGGGGCTGTAGGCATCAGTCCTGCACTCATCGGGCAAGGAGTATCCAGTGCCAGGTCTTGCTTGGCTGAGGGGGCAGGGAACAAATGGGTGCTGCTGCGTAGGTCTGTTTGGGCAGGGGTGACCTTCCCTGACCCACGAGACAAccagcccctccctgcaccaGAACTGCTACAGCCGCTTCCTTGCTGGATTGTCCCAGAGAACAGGGATGCACCTCTGGAGGAGGAGCCTGTTCTCTTCACATCAGGAATGTTCTCAGGAGCCTTGTGCAGGCAGGGagtcccagcccctcctcaaGCAAGGAGAGGGCCTTCCACAATGCCCAAGGGACCTGTCCCATCACACCCACAGGCAGCATATCAGGCAGGACACCAGTGACCCCCCCAGCCTGTTGTGCCAACAAGGCCATAAAGACCAGACTGGGTACACAGGAACTTCCCAGCAGTGCTCTTAGCCAAGTCCTGGGTCTGGGCTGCATCTCCCTCTGAGGCCACTGAAGTTAGAGTGATCCCTCAGGCATGGCTTCACCCTTGGGTTTGGAACTACCCCACTATGGGGACTGGGACTGCCATGTGCCCAGTATTCCCTGTGTCCCAACCCCAGGGAGAAATGGGGTCCCCACTCTGATCCCCAAAATAGCATGCCCCCACCTTACTCCTGtgtccccccacagcccctcaaCCCTGTTACCTGTGGTCAGGAGCTGGCTCGGGCAGGAGTTGGGCTCGGACAGGTGGGACAGGGGGTGTCCTGGCAGCCTCCTTGCCTTGGTGCCACTGGGCTTCACCTTGGGCCGCCCACCCCTGCCCTGAGGCAGCCCCTTGTGGGGGGCAAACCTGGGGCTTCCCAGCAGGGtggggggcaggagctgggagacagcagagctggggtaCCCCTGGGACCCCATAcctgtggcacagcccagccctgggatgtAGGAGGCAAAGCAAGGGCTCGAGAGAGGGGAGGCAGGGTGGGTGACAAGTGAGGGGTCAGGTGAACTGCTGTAGGGGAACTTGGAGCAGGGGACCGAAGCGGGGATGAAGGGGGCTTCCAGGCTCAGCGGTGGTGCCCGggggggtgggatgggagagACACAGTGGGGTGCTGGTGGTTCCAGGCTGAGACACTTGCCAGGGAAGTCGTACTGCAGTGTGGGCTTGTGTCGGAGCTgagggctgaggctgctgggtGCCACACCAGGGGGTTCAGGGAGCAAGGGGTCcagaggcagctcagagcccaGGAAGGCACTgtggaggctgagctgggaggcaCCACTGGGCTGCAGAAGACATGGCAGGGTCAGGGCAGGTGACTGGTACACCACCCTTAAGCCACAGCCTACAGGCTGGGATTCCACTCACCTGAAGGAGGGTGCCAGGTAGCAGTGGGGCCTCGGGGCTCACAGGCAGACCCCGAGCACCCATCAGGGATCCTCCACTGCTGAACAGGGGCTCAGCCATGGGCGAGAAGCAGGATGGATCCTGGTAGCCCGGTTGTGTCTGAGATGGGGGTGGCCGGTGGCTGGTGAAGATTTCTGCAGAGCCAAGTGAAGACACAGTGACCAGCATAAGCGGACCTGCCCGGAGAGGAGGGGGACACCCTGGAGCATGAGGGGTGGAGCCATACCCTATTACTGGCAACTCTGCACTTTTTGGAGCCcgaggcagctccagcacattTTCACCCAGGGCCAATGTTGCCACATGCATAGGGGCAGAAAAACCCACCTGGAATGCCACCCAAGTGTAGGGACACCATCCCCAAGACCCAGCTGAGCTCcaagtgctccagccccagagctgtTCCCAGGGAGGTTCATTGCTGTATCGGCctcaggctggggcagggattgtgacaccctggggctggggggcagccacagcagaggggacagacaGTTAGGTCATGGCATTCCCAAGCCATGGAGATGCCATGGTGACAAGTTCTGTGCTGCCTAgtccagtgctgctctgcatgcAGCCTGCGGCTAACCACATCCCATGGCCTTCCTGAAGCCGAGCCGCGTGACCCTGCCACGACTCCCActcccttcctctctctttcccacAACACTTGTCCTTCCGCAGCCTCAGACACCACAGCACAAAGGGCCGGCACCACTCTTTTGGCAGCTGTCTCCCGGGGCACATAAGCTCCATGAATGCCTTGGCTCAGTACATGCTGGTTCTGGCATTGCCACAGGGAGGGTTTTTCATGGAGCAGATGGCTGTGGGACACAGATTACACCTCTGGATTCTTCCCCATAGGGTGGAGCAGGAGGGTTCACTGGGTTTgctgcctggcagcccctggcacagtgCAGTGCCTGAGCAGCCACAGGGGACAGGCACTTGCATCTCCTCTGGGAAGCACCCAGATGTGCTCTCCAGCCCTTGGCTGgcactggcagtgccagctccaggccctcCTGCCAGTTCTGGTTGCCTGGTGTGCACAGCCATGCTCAGGGCACCATCTGTGGTCCGTGCTCCAGCACCTGGGGTGCCCTGGCTAGGACTCACAAAGGCATCCTGCTGAATCTATACCAGAGGAGCAAACATGCCAGCACTGTGGGATGCCATGGGACTGGGCACGGTGATGATTCCAGTGTGCCACATGCTGCCATCTGAGGGGAACACTGATGTGAGACAGGACAGAGCCACTGCTGAGACATCCCAGTCAGCTCTCAGACTGCCCCTTACCCCTTTCACAGCCATGATGAATCCCTGACAGCATGTCGGGGCCATCCTTGCCCCTCCACAGGCCAGTACTCTATGTGTGCCGcagtgctgccaggcaggagcttgGCCTTTCTGGGATGCAGTTCAGCCCCACATTGCCCCCGCCTCAGCCATGCCTATACCAGGATGTCCCTGCCACCAGCAGTGAAGCTCTGCAGGTATTTATAGGCATTTGTGGTACCCAGCCTCTCAGATCCGATTGTGCCTCTCACCATGCCTGTCAGACTCTCTTGTGTATCTCACTGTGCTACAGGAATGTAAGGTGGCTGGCAGTCCCTGGGAGCCTTGTCCTCCCTttctcctgccccttcctgACCCCATAGCTCTTGCCCATGCTCTTCCTCACTGTTGTACTGCCCTGTTTTGCTCCAGGCAGTGCAGCATGaccagggcacagcctgctcaaGGGAGAAGAGCCTGTGTGGTCAGCCAGCCACACCTTTGGTATCCTGCTCAAACCTGGGGATGCTCTCCA contains:
- the MLXIPL gene encoding carbohydrate-responsive element-binding protein isoform X9, encoding MEADEHRKPEAVVLEGNYWKRRIEVVMREYHKWRIYYKKRLRKSTREGEIYSPKRDEDVWRPTEKWCNQLFCNVVPMLLGDEEEECGSRQHFDLDTFLSDISDTLFTMTQTPSTHEALPEDAYVGNADMIQPDLAPLQPSLDDMDISGPLMLVTVSSLGSAEIFTSHRPPPSQTQPGYQDPSCFSPMAEPLFSSGGSLMGARGLPVSPEAPLLPGTLLQPSGASQLSLHSAFLGSELPLDPLLPEPPGVAPSSLSPQLRHKPTLQYDFPGKCLSLEPPAPHCVSPIPPPRAPPLSLEAPFIPASVPCSKFPYSSSPDPSLVTHPASPLSSPCFASYIPGLGCATGMGSQGYPSSAVSQLLPPTLLGSPRFAPHKGLPQGRGGRPKVKPSGTKARRLPGHPLSHLSEPNSCPSQLLTTAKQDLALDTPCPMSAGLMPTAPVSLQQNTVPKVPATFLSRMAQMSPELAPGSSPSQVLLHTVGTQPGPLQVPKAEQLSPTLACGSDWPKPSQASPGPTAKLGSSISLHQPVSRLRRPESSKLWASLSSVGLVAHGCPCCWEVPDGADLQLESRRITHISAEQKRRFNIKLGFTTLHSLVSTLSAQPSIKVSKATTLQKTAEYICKLQQERAALQDETQRLREQIEELNGSINLCQEQLPATGVPITRQRFDHMRRMFDEYVRSSTLQNWKFWIFSVIIRPLFESFNGMVSTASMESLTQTSLAWLDQHCSLPVLRPTVLSSLRQLSTSTSILSDPARVPEQAERAVAALGRPGASSS
- the MLXIPL gene encoding carbohydrate-responsive element-binding protein isoform X4, whose translation is MAGAQVGLPGPFLEPLVGPCPVSDSDSDSEDAAVGGTVPNAAAQHSSQVIHSGHFMVSCPHSDSLPRRRHHRAEPELADPRSIDPTLTRLFECMSLEYSGKLVSPKWKNFKGLRLLCWDKIRLNNVIWRAWYIQYVERRKNPVCSFITPLEGMEADEHRKPEAVVLEGNYWKRRIEVVMREYHKWRIYYKKRLRKSTREGEIYSPKRDEDVWRPTEKWCNQLFCNVVPMLLGDEEEECGSRQHFDLDTFLSDISDTLFTMTQTPSTHEALPEDAYVGNADMIQPDLAPLQPSLDDMDISGPLMLVTVSSLGSAEIFTSHRPPPSQTQPGYQDPSCFSPMAEPLFSSGGSLMGARGLPVSPEAPLLPGTLLQPSGASQLSLHSAFLGSELPLDPLLPEPPGVAPSSLSPQLRHKPTLQYDFPGKCLSLEPPAPHCVSPIPPPRAPPLSLEAPFIPASVPCSKFPYSSSPDPSLVTHPASPLSSPCFASYIPGLGCATGMGSQGYPSSAVSQLLPPTLLGSPRFAPHKGLPQGRGGRPKVKPSGTKARRLPGHPLSHLSEPNSCPSQLLTTAKQDLALDTPCPMSAGLMPTAPVSLQQNTVPKVPATFLSRMAQMSPELAPGSSPSQVLLHTVGTQPGPLQVPKAEQLSPTLACGSDWPKPSQASPGPTAKLGSSISLHQPVSRLRRPESSKLWASLSSVGLVAHGCPCCWEVPDGADLQLESRRITHISAEQKRRFNIKLGFTTLHSLVSTLSAQPSIKVSKATTLQKTAEYICKLQQERAALQDETQRLREQIEELNGSINLCQEQLPATGVPITRQRFDHMRRMFDEYVRSSTLQNWKFWIFSVIIRPLFESFNGMVSTASMESLTQTSLAWLDQHCSLPVLRPRLRERPVPPFRGLE
- the MLXIPL gene encoding carbohydrate-responsive element-binding protein isoform X10 — translated: MAGAQVGLPGPFLEPLVGPCPVSDSDSDSEDAAVGGTVPNAAAQHSSQVIHSGHFMVSCPHSDSLPRRRHHRAEPELADPRSIDPTLTRLFECMSLEYSGKLVSPKWKNFKGLRLLCWDKIRLNNVIWRAWYIQYVERRKNPVCSFITPLEGMEADEHRKPEAVVLEGNYWKRRIEVVMREYHKWRIYYKKRLRKSTREGEIYSPKRDEDVWRPTEKWCNQLFCNVVPMLLGDEEEECGSRQHFDLDTFLSDISDTLFTMTQTPSTHEALPEDAYVGNADMIQPDLAPLQPSLDDMDISGPLMLVTVSSLGSAEIFTSHRPPPSQTQPGYQDPSCFSPMAEPLFSSGGSLMGARGLPVSPEAPLLPGTLLQPSGASQLSLHSAFLGSELPLDPLLPEPPGVAPSSLSPQLRHKPTLQYDFPGKCLSLEPPAPHCVSPIPPPRAPPLSLEAPFIPASVPCSKFPYSSSPDPSLVTHPASPLSSPCFASYIPGLGCATGMGSQGYPSSAVSQLLPPTLLGSPRFAPHKGLPQGRGGRPKVKPSGTKARRLPGHPLSHLSEPNSCPSQLLTTAKQDLALDTPCPMSAGLMPTAPVSLQQNTVPKVPATFLSRMAQMSPELAPGSSPSQVLLHTVGTQPGPLQVPKAEQLSPTLACGSDWPKPSQASPGPTAKLGSSISLHQPVSRLRRPESSKPVLSGAGGPWLSLLLGGA